The Cellulomonas oligotrophica sequence GCAGGACGACCCGAACGCCATGTGGAACTGGAACGGGCTCTACCACGAGGGCATCGGCGGGCGGCACGAGGAGCTCATCCCCGACGGCCAGCTCTGCTCGGGCGGCCAGACCGAGGGCGGGCGCTACAACTCCCTGGACACCCCCGGTGCCTGGAAGATGACGGACGTGCCGGAGCAGTTCCAGCTCACGCTCACCGACAGCGCCAAGCACGGCGCCGACTACCTGCGCATCTACGTGACCAAGCCCGGCTTCGACCCCACGACGGAGGCGCCCGGCTGGGACGACATGCAGCTGGTCAAGGTGACGGGCAGCTACCCGACGACGGGGCTGTACCAGACCGACGTCAACCTGAGCGGGCGCGAGGGCCGGGCCATCCTGTACACGATCTGGCAGGCCAGCCACACCGACCAGCCGTACTACCTGTGCTCCGACATCAACATCGGCGGCGACGGCACGGAGCCCACGCCGACGCCGACGCCCACGCCGACCCCCACGGTGACGCCCACCCCGACCCCGACGCCGACGGTCACGCCGACCCCGACGCCCACGTCGACCCCCACGCCCACGCCGACCGCCGGCGGCTGCACCGCGACGGTCAAGGTCGTGAACACCTGGCCGGGCGGCTACCAGGCCGACGTCGTCGTGACGGCCGGCGCAGGCGGTCTGCACGGGTGGAGCGCGTCGATCCCCGGCGCCACGATCACGCAGGCGTGGAACGGGACGGTCAGCGGCACCACGATCAGCAGCGTCGGGTGGAACAGCCACGTGAACGCCGGCCAGACCGCGACGGCCGGGTTCATCGGCTCGGGCTCGCCCACGGGCCTGACCGCCACGTGCGCCCCCGCCTGACCTGACCCGCAGCACCGGCGCGCAGGCCCCGTCCCCCTCCGGGCGGGGTCTGCGCGCTGCCGTCGCCGCACGCGCCCCGGCCGGGCGGCGGACGGCGGGACTGCGCGCGGCGCGGACGGTGTTGACTTGGTCCGTGACCACGAGCAGCACCCGACTCCCCCGTGTCCGCGCGTCCGAGCTGGTGGGCCGCGGATGGCTCAACACCGGCGGCGCCGACGTGACGCTCGCCGACCTGCGCGGCAAGGTCGTCGTCTTGGACTTCTGGACCTTCTGCTGCATCAACTGCCTGCACGTGCTCGACGAGCTGCGCGAGCTCGAGGCCGAGCACCGCGACGTCCTCGTCATCGTGGGCGTGCACTCCCCCAAGTTCGCGCACGAGGCCGACCCCGTCGCCCTCGCGGCCGCCGTCGAGCGGTACGAGGTGCACCACCCGGTGCTCGACGACCCCGACCTCGTGACGTGGCAGGCGTACACGGCGCGCGCGTGGCCGACCCTCGTCGTCATCGACCCCGAGGGGTACGTCGTCGCGCAGATGGCCGGCGAGGGCCACGCGCACGCGGTCGAGGCGCTCGTGCGCGAGCTCGTGGCCGAGCACGAGGCGAAGGGCACGCTGCACCGCGGCGACGGCCCGTACGTGCCGCCGACGCCGCAGCCGACCACGCTGCGCTTCCCCGCCAAGGCCGTCGAGCTGCCCGGCGGCACGTTCCTCGTCGCCGACGCGGGGCACCACGCGCTGACCGAGGTGGCCGCGGACGGCGAGACGCTGGTGCGGCGGATCGGCACCGGCGAGCGCGGCCTCGTCGACGGCGGCCCGGACGAGGCGCGCCTCAGCGAGCCGAACGGGCTCGCGCTGGTGCCCGAGGCGCTGCGCGCGCAGGTGGGCTACGACGTGCTCGTCGCCGACACCGTCAACCACGCCCTGCGGGGCGTGCGCCTGGCCGACGGGCACGTGACGACGGTCGCCGGGACGGGCGAGCAGTTCATGGTCGGCGCGGTCGACAACGTGCGGCCCGACGACGCGGACGGTCCGCGGACCGAGCGCTCGGGGTTCGCCTACGCCGGGCCGGCCCGCGACGTGCGGCTGTCGTCGCCGTGGGACGTGACCTGGTTCGAGCCGTGGGGCGTGTTCGTCGTCGCCATGGCCGGCCACCACACGCTGTGGACGTTCGACCCGGTGGCGGGCACCGTGCAGCACGTCGCCGGGACGATGAACGAGGGCCTCGTCGACGGCCCGGCCACCGACGCGTGGTTCGCGCAGCCCTCGGGCCTGTCCGTGGCGGGCGAGCACGTGTGGCTCGCGGACTCGGAGACCTCGGCGCTGCGCCGGCTCGACGCCGCCGGCGCGGACCCCGCGGACGCGACCGTGCGCACGGTCGTCGGCGAGGGGCTCTTCGACTTCGGGCACCGCGACGGCGCCGCCGACGAGGCGCGCCTGCAGCACCCTCTGGGTGTCGCGGTGCTGCCCGACGGCTCGGTGCTCGTCGCCGACACGTACAACGGGGCGCTGCGCCGGTGGGCGCCGGACCCGGACGGCGGCCCGGGCCACGTGACGACGCTCGCGACCGACCTCGCCGAGCCCAGCGGCCTCGTGCTGCCCGCGGGCGACGCCGGGCACGTGCTCGTCGTCGAGTCCGCCGCGCACCGGCTCACGCGCGTGGCGCTGCCCGCCGACGCGACCGGCACGCACGTCGACGGCGGGGCGCACCGCACGCGGCGGCCCGTGACGGACGTCGCGGGCGGCGAGGTGCGGCTCGAGGTCGTCTTCACCCCCGCCCCGGGGCAGAAGCTCGACACCCGGTGGGGGCCGTCGACGTCGCTGCAGGTGTCCGCGACGCCGCCCGAGCTGCTGCTCGACGGCGCCGGGACGGACGTGGACCTGGTGCGGACGCTGCGGCTCGACCCCGCGGTCGGCGAGGGTGTGCTGCACGTGACTGCGCGGGCGGCGAGCTGCGACGGCGACCCGGAGATCGAGCACCCCGCGTGCCACCTGGCCGCGCAGGACTGGGGCGTCCCGGTCCGCATCACCGCCGGCGCGGCCGACACCCTGACGCTCCCGCTGCTGGGCTGAGCGCGGCGCCCGTCCGCACCCCGCGGGCGGGCGCCGCCGCCGCGCGACCGGCCCGCACCGCGGCCGCCGGCAGCCGCCGGGGGCGGGCGGGTCAGCCCGCGTCGAGGACGGCGATCGCGGCGAGCGCGGCCAGCGCCGTGCGGACCTGCCGGCCGGCGCCGACGGACTCCGCGGCCCCGATCTCGACGACCCAGTCGTCGCGCTCGACCGTGAGCGTCGTCGTCGCCTGCCCGGCGTCCGACGGGCTGCCGCCGCGCGCGACCGCCCCGAGGACGTCGCTGCCGGGCTGCCGCGCCAGCACGGTCCACTCCTCGCCGCCGAGGGTCTCGGTCGCGGCCGCGGCGAACGCGCACAGGCGCGGCACCACGCCGGTCTGCGCCTGCCCGATCGCCACCGAACCGGCGGACACCAACCGCTCCGCGGTCACGGCGGGGTCGGCGGCCAGCGGGACGGACCGGGCCCGCGCCCGGGCGCGGGCGCGCTTGTTGCGGTACTGCGCCTGGTCGGCGCGACGGAACAGGTGGCGGGCGTGCACCGCGCCCGTGACGGCGGTCGACGCGACGCCGTAGGAGATCGCGGCGCCGTGCGGCAGCGGGAACCGGCTCACGGTCAGCGCCATGGTCTCCGCGACGAGCCGGCGCGGGTGCCCGGCCGTGACGAGGCAGAACTCGTCGCCGCCGATGCGCGCGGCGGTGGCGCCGGGCAGCGCGTCGGCCGCGCGGCGCAGCACGTCCGCCACGGCGCGCAGCAGGTCGTCGCCCGCGTCGTGGCCGAGCTCGTCGTTGACGCGCTTGAGGCCGTCGACGTCGCACATGACGATGCAGGTCTCCTGCCCGGAGGACAGGGCGGCGTCCGCCGCGGAGTCCGCGACGCGGCGGTTGGCCAGGCCCGTCAGGGGGTCGTCGGCGACGATGTGGCGGACCTGCCGCTCCAGGTCGACGCGCGCGACGGCGCCGGCGACGAGCGCGGCGAGCACGTCCGCGGTGGCGACGTCGTCCTCGCCGAACCGCGGGAGCGCCGGGTCGCGCCGGGCGAGGGTCAGCTGCCCCCAGACGGCGTCGTTGACGACGACGGGTGCGGTGACGACGCTGCGGCTGCCGGTCGCGCGGAGCGTCTCGACCTCCGCAGGGTCCCCGCCCTCCGGGTCGCCGGGGGCGAGCGGGGCGCCGGCGGCGTCGACCGTGTGCGCGACCCAGGACCTCCGGTCGCGCAGCAGGGTCCGCAGCGCGGGGCGTTCGTCGACGGTGGTCGTGGTGCGCGTGACCCACGGCTCGCGCGCCGGGGCGTCCGCCGGCTCCAGGTGCAGGATGCGGGTGGTGCCCTGCTCGACGCGCACGAGCAGGCACACGTCGGCGTCCACCACCGACAGGCCCAGCCGGGCGGCGACACCCACGACGTCGTCGACGTCGCGGCACCGGTCCAGCCGGTACGCCGCCAGCGCGAGCCCGCGCACGCCACGGAGGTCCGCAGCGGAGAGGCCCTCCCGGTGCGCACCCGTCGTGGCAGAGCCTCCACGCGTCACGCTGCTCATCATCGACCCTGGGATCACGTCTGCACGACTCCCGAGAGGTGAGAGATCCGTGAGATCGCCCGCTCGGGCAACCGATTCCTGGGCGTTCGTCCGGTCTGCCCGGAGCCGGCGGCGCGACGGGGGACGCCCCACGCCCTGCGGGCCGTCCCCGGGGTCCACGGCTCAGCCCTGCGGGGCGACGGGACCGCCCGGTGCCACGCGGACCCGGACCCCGTGCACGTCGTGGGGCACGTCGGCGTGCGCCGGCCCGCCGCGGGTGTCGCGGACGAGCAGCCCGTACCCGTCGGCGTCGGGCGCGATCCCGACCGCGAGCCCCGGTCGGCCCGCGAGCGCGACGAGGAGCTCGCGCTTGGCGGCGCGGGCCTGCTCGAGGTCCGCCATGCCTGCACCTCCCGGGCGTGCGGTGCGCTCGTCACGTCGTCCACCGCGTCAGCCCAGGAGCGTGGCGTCGAGGGCGGTGAGGACGGCGTCGACCGGGTTGACGTACGTCAGCCCGCGACCATTCTCACCCCCGGTCTCGGACCCGGCAAAGAGCAGGCCCAGGGCGACGCCGTCCTCGCGGAGCACGAGGGAGCCGGAGTCGCCGCCGCGCGAGAAGGGGTCGGGGCCGAGGCCCTCGACCTCGACCTGGTCGTCGAACCGGATGTCGCCCAGCTCGTCGCCGTACCCGACGACGACGTCGTCGAGCTCGATGGCGGTGACGCGGCCGCGGGTCGTGCCCGTGGTGCGGCCGGTCTTGACGACGGTCTCGCCGCCGAGCGCCGCGGCCGTGGTGGTGACCCGGCCGAGGGGGTAGGTGGGGTCGACGTCCGGCGTGTCGAGCAGTGCGAGTGCGGCGTCGACGTGGGCCGTGACGCCCGGGCGCAGGGGGACGGACGCCGCGAGCGTGCCGACGCGGTCGTCGCGCGCGGTGCCGCCGTCGGCGGGGCCGGGCTGCAGGACGAGGTCGCCGACCTGCGCGCCGGGTGCGCCGGCGAGCACGTGGTGGTTCGACAGGGCGTGCACGACGCCGCCGACGGTGACGAACGCGCCGAGGGTGCCGGCGGTGACGTCGACGTGCGCGATCGAGACGCCGGGGCGCAGGGGGCGCACGCGTCCCGTCTCGCCGACGGCGCGGGCGGTGATCACGGGCGGGCGGGGACGCGGTCCGGGGTCGCCCGCGAGCTGCGGGGTCCCGCTCGCGAGGGGGCGCACGCGTCCCGTGCGGCGCACGTCGACGTCCGGCCCCGCGTCGGCGGCGACCCGGCGGGCCAGGGCCCGCACCTGCGGGACGCCCAGCCGGTACCGCACGGCGAGCGCGTACCCGCCGTCCGGGCGGGGGGCGAGCCCCAGCGCGAGCGGCACCGTGGGCCGGTCGTCGAGCCCGGCGGGCCGCACGTGCCGCTCGACGAGCTCGCGGGCGAGCCCCAGCGCGTGCGTCTTGGCCTGGCGTGCCTCGTCGTGGTCCATCCGCCTCCCCCTCCTCGCGGCCGGGGCCGCGTGCGTCGCGCGCCGGGCGGCCGGCGCGTGGCCAGTGTGCCGAGGGCCGCCCACACGCACGGGTGGGGCGGCCCTGGCGGGGGGTCAGGCGGCCGGCGGGGGCAGCCGGTCGTCGTGGCGCTCGACGACGACCTCGCGGTGCGAGGTGCGTGCGCGCCTGCTGCTGAGCGCGAGGACGAGCACCAGCGCGAGGGCGCCGGCGCCCATGCAGATGTAGCCGATCACCGTCAGGTCGACGCCCTCGATCACGTCGGACACGCCGAACGAGAGGATCGCGCCGATCACCAGGAGGGCGATGCCGCCACCGATACCCATGTCGCTCCTTCGTCCCTGCCGGCGCCCGTCGCCCCGGCCTGGCTGGCGAGTCTGGTGCCGGTCGGGCGGTCCCGCACGTCGAGCGGCGGCGGCCGACCGCGGCGGGCGGGTGCGCGCGGGGCGCGGCACCCCGGGTGGGTGCCGCGCCCCGTCAGGCCCCGACGGCGGCCGTGCCCTGCGACGACGTCAGCCGAGCAGCTCCGGGTACGCGGTGTCGTCACCGGTGCTGCCGAGCACGTGGGTGGCGAGGAACGCCTGCACGGTGCCGTACCAGACCTTGGCGTGCTGCGGCGTGAGCACCCAGTGGTTCTCGTCGGGGAAGTACAGGAACCGGTGGGGGCTGCGGCCCTCGTCGTCCGCGGGCAGGCCGGAGTGCGCGAGCAGCTCGTACCACAGGCGCAGGCCCTCGCCGATGGGCACCCGGTAGTCCTTGTCGCCGTGGATGACGAGCATCGGGGTGACGATCTGCCCGACGAACCGGTGCGGGCTGTTCTCGAGGGCCATCTCCGGGGTCATCTCGCGGCGCCAGTAGTAGGCGCCGTCCGTCGTCGGGCCGAACTGGTCGAGGGCCCACAGGCTCGCGTGCGTGACGACGGCGCGGAAGCGGTCGGTGTGCCCGGCCACCCAGTTGGCCATGTACCCGCCGAACGAGCCGCCCATCGCGGCGGTCCGGGTCTCGTCGACGTCGTCGCGGGCCTCGGCGGCGTCGGTGACGGCCAGCAGGTCCGTGTAGGGCGCGGCGCCCCACGCGCCCCAGCCGCGCTGGACGAACTCCTGGCCGTACCCGGTCGACAGGGCGGGGTCGGGCAGCAGCACGGCGTAGCCCTGGGCGACGAGGATCCACGGGTTCCAGCGCCACGACCAGGCGTTCCAGGAGCCCAGCGGGCCGCCGTGGATCCACAGCAGCAGGGGTGCCGGCGCGTCGGCGGAGGCGCCGTGCGGCAGCGCGAGCCAGGCGCGCACCCGGGTGCCGTCGGTGCCGGCGGCCTCGACCTCCTCGAGCCGCCCGGACAGGGTCGGCAGCGGCGCGGGGGCGGGCAGGGCGGCGGCCTCGACGGGCGCACCGGCCGCGAGGGCCGCGGCGAGGTCGATGCGCACGGGGTGCGCGGGCGCCGCGTAGGAGGTCCGCATCGCGTAGGCCGTGGCGCCGTCGGGGGCGACCTGCACGTCGGAGAACGCGGCGTCGTCGGCGGTCACGCGCGTGACCCGGCCCGACGCGAGGTCGACGTGGAACACCGGGGCGCGGCCGTCGTCGTCCGCGACGGTCAGCAGCGCGTCCGAGCCGGGCAGCCAGACGGGCTCGTGCGGCCAGCGGTCCCAGCCCTCGGCGAGGCGCCGCGGCTGCCCGCCGGCGAGCGGCACGACCCACAGCTCGACGCGCGGTGCGGTGCGCGGCGTCGCGACGGACTCGCGCAGGTACGCCACGAGGGTGCCGTCGGGCGAGACCACGGGGGCGCCCAGGTCGGCGTCGTCCTCGGCGAGCAGCACGCGGCGCTCCCCGGTGGCGACGTCGACGGCGACGAGGTGGGCCCGCACGTCGGCGCGGGCCAGGGTCGCGGACCACGCCGTGACGACGGTCGTGCCGTCGGGGCTGATCGTGGGGCTCTGCTCGGCCAGCGCGGGGACGGGCGCGTCGGGGGTCACGTCGCGCAGCTCGAGGCGGGCGTCGGCGTCGCCGGCGGCGGGGGCGAGCACGGCGTCGGTGAGGGTGCCGACGAACGCGTGCGTCGCGGCCGGGCCGAGGTCGTGGTCCCAGTAGCGGACCGGGTAGCTGTCGTGCAGGATCGCGGCGACCTTCTTGTCCTTGCGCTCCTTGCGCAGCCGGTCGTCGTCGGCCGCGTCGGCGGCCCGCGGGTGCACGGCGGAGCCGAGGACGACCACGGGCGCCGCGGACGCGACGCGCAGGCCGCCGAGCCCGGCGGTGCGGTGCGCGACCACGCGGGCCTCGGCCCCGTCCTTCGGCAGCAGCCACAGGGCGGTCACAGGGTCGTCGCCGGACGCCGCGTCGGGGTCGGGGCGGGCGCTGGTGAACAGCAGGTCGCCCGCGGGGGTGAACGCGGCGCCGGACTCGCCCTTGGCGGAGCGGGTCAGCCGGCGCGCGGGCCGCTCGCCGGCGGGGTCGACCTCCCACAGGGCGGTGACCCAGCGGGTGGCGTCCTTGTCGAGCGTCTGCACCGACGTCACCAGGCGGGTGCCGTCGGGCGAGAGGACGAGGCCGCCGGTGCGCGGCAGGGCGTTGTACGCGTCCAGGTCGTGGAACGGCGTCTCGGGCTTCTCGGGGGTGGGTTCGGTGCTCGTCGTGGTCACCGCACCGGTCTACCACGGTGCGGTGACCACGACGGCGGGCGTCGGTTCACCCGATCG is a genomic window containing:
- a CDS encoding GGDEF domain-containing protein; the encoded protein is MRGLALAAYRLDRCRDVDDVVGVAARLGLSVVDADVCLLVRVEQGTTRILHLEPADAPAREPWVTRTTTTVDERPALRTLLRDRRSWVAHTVDAAGAPLAPGDPEGGDPAEVETLRATGSRSVVTAPVVVNDAVWGQLTLARRDPALPRFGEDDVATADVLAALVAGAVARVDLERQVRHIVADDPLTGLANRRVADSAADAALSSGQETCIVMCDVDGLKRVNDELGHDAGDDLLRAVADVLRRAADALPGATAARIGGDEFCLVTAGHPRRLVAETMALTVSRFPLPHGAAISYGVASTAVTGAVHARHLFRRADQAQYRNKRARARARARSVPLAADPAVTAERLVSAGSVAIGQAQTGVVPRLCAFAAAATETLGGEEWTVLARQPGSDVLGAVARGGSPSDAGQATTTLTVERDDWVVEIGAAESVGAGRQVRTALAALAAIAVLDAG
- a CDS encoding alpha/beta fold hydrolase, whose translation is MTTTSTEPTPEKPETPFHDLDAYNALPRTGGLVLSPDGTRLVTSVQTLDKDATRWVTALWEVDPAGERPARRLTRSAKGESGAAFTPAGDLLFTSARPDPDAASGDDPVTALWLLPKDGAEARVVAHRTAGLGGLRVASAAPVVVLGSAVHPRAADAADDDRLRKERKDKKVAAILHDSYPVRYWDHDLGPAATHAFVGTLTDAVLAPAAGDADARLELRDVTPDAPVPALAEQSPTISPDGTTVVTAWSATLARADVRAHLVAVDVATGERRVLLAEDDADLGAPVVSPDGTLVAYLRESVATPRTAPRVELWVVPLAGGQPRRLAEGWDRWPHEPVWLPGSDALLTVADDDGRAPVFHVDLASGRVTRVTADDAAFSDVQVAPDGATAYAMRTSYAAPAHPVRIDLAAALAAGAPVEAAALPAPAPLPTLSGRLEEVEAAGTDGTRVRAWLALPHGASADAPAPLLLWIHGGPLGSWNAWSWRWNPWILVAQGYAVLLPDPALSTGYGQEFVQRGWGAWGAAPYTDLLAVTDAAEARDDVDETRTAAMGGSFGGYMANWVAGHTDRFRAVVTHASLWALDQFGPTTDGAYYWRREMTPEMALENSPHRFVGQIVTPMLVIHGDKDYRVPIGEGLRLWYELLAHSGLPADDEGRSPHRFLYFPDENHWVLTPQHAKVWYGTVQAFLATHVLGSTGDDTAYPELLG
- a CDS encoding lytic polysaccharide monooxygenase, producing the protein MSVRTALRRLAVALPIALVGAGLVATGASAHGSVTDPPTRNYRCWSVWGADHLNPNMAQLDPMCWQAWQDDPNAMWNWNGLYHEGIGGRHEELIPDGQLCSGGQTEGGRYNSLDTPGAWKMTDVPEQFQLTLTDSAKHGADYLRIYVTKPGFDPTTEAPGWDDMQLVKVTGSYPTTGLYQTDVNLSGREGRAILYTIWQASHTDQPYYLCSDINIGGDGTEPTPTPTPTPTPTVTPTPTPTPTVTPTPTPTSTPTPTPTAGGCTATVKVVNTWPGGYQADVVVTAGAGGLHGWSASIPGATITQAWNGTVSGTTISSVGWNSHVNAGQTATAGFIGSGSPTGLTATCAPA
- a CDS encoding NHL domain-containing thioredoxin family protein — encoded protein: MTTSSTRLPRVRASELVGRGWLNTGGADVTLADLRGKVVVLDFWTFCCINCLHVLDELRELEAEHRDVLVIVGVHSPKFAHEADPVALAAAVERYEVHHPVLDDPDLVTWQAYTARAWPTLVVIDPEGYVVAQMAGEGHAHAVEALVRELVAEHEAKGTLHRGDGPYVPPTPQPTTLRFPAKAVELPGGTFLVADAGHHALTEVAADGETLVRRIGTGERGLVDGGPDEARLSEPNGLALVPEALRAQVGYDVLVADTVNHALRGVRLADGHVTTVAGTGEQFMVGAVDNVRPDDADGPRTERSGFAYAGPARDVRLSSPWDVTWFEPWGVFVVAMAGHHTLWTFDPVAGTVQHVAGTMNEGLVDGPATDAWFAQPSGLSVAGEHVWLADSETSALRRLDAAGADPADATVRTVVGEGLFDFGHRDGAADEARLQHPLGVAVLPDGSVLVADTYNGALRRWAPDPDGGPGHVTTLATDLAEPSGLVLPAGDAGHVLVVESAAHRLTRVALPADATGTHVDGGAHRTRRPVTDVAGGEVRLEVVFTPAPGQKLDTRWGPSTSLQVSATPPELLLDGAGTDVDLVRTLRLDPAVGEGVLHVTARAASCDGDPEIEHPACHLAAQDWGVPVRITAGAADTLTLPLLG
- a CDS encoding DUF6458 family protein, which encodes MGIGGGIALLVIGAILSFGVSDVIEGVDLTVIGYICMGAGALALVLVLALSSRRARTSHREVVVERHDDRLPPPAA